From Eremothecium sinecaudum strain ATCC 58844 chromosome V, complete sequence, a single genomic window includes:
- the MAD1 gene encoding coiled-coil domain-containing protein MAD1 (Syntenic homolog of Ashbya gossypii AFL065C; Syntenic homolog of Saccharomyces cerevisiae YGL086W (MAD1)), translated as MSHTGDSSSFIEEPVSPRVRVRDLERQVLALQYRLNTEQNDAEIQKLSLERELTGIGTKYKQCMEELEKALSDTRYLYDQNGKLEKRLADIESKNESQEELRKIEAKVLELTHALRLKDQAYEELSSEHQSMLARYERKVENLTVEVDGNKSLLSKYEEEIGRHSEKIRSLSQECAKKEDEISVLKASKVVMAHHNYNTEELQELTILNNTLKEQMALSKELERANLEQANELKRLRQKSESQEFLKLENSKLQLKLEQVPAMEQKLEDLQLENVLLQEKLTNWELYKTESSSPQDVIREYQLLKQERLALSDELSKIQIDFSNMKILNDELALERNQLLDLNKKYETSILNLKKLNYEIEQQKLLSFEECKLLRQQLDDLTEIDKNSRNANADRKEFLSLVDNYKNQTEDLTSELIKLNEELLRQSEADENTSRKKRRKSDDLALTYSQRLNELQLKNKDLERKLATSQESTRMLEEKLGKLQLLNEKKIRILQLRNNPYLNDQFVKQKQLNLLKEENSALLKKLDGENEADLVPRSVYERQQFDIKQMEQELFAINKRTTRLKEMFNRKSLEFIDAVNSLLGFKLEFQVGGKVKMIPCFTHDKYLIADLQTNTLKSNLDKVIPGWNNFLEEYVGKKGQLPCFLAKVILTLAENHDQ; from the coding sequence ATGAGCCATACTGGTGATTCCTCGTCGTTTATTGAAGAACCCGTTTCTCCCAGAGTTAGAGTCAGGGATTTGGAAAGGCAGGTCTTAGCATTGCAATACAGGCTAAACACTGAGCAAAATGATGCTGAAATCCAGAAATTGTCGCTGGAACGAGAGCTAACAGGTATTGGTACAAAGTATAAACAATGCATGGAAGAATTAGAGAAGGCGTTGAGCGATACACGTTATTTGTACGATCAGAATGGAAAGTTGGAAAAACGACTGGCGGATATTGAAAGTAAAAACGAGAGCCAAGAAGAGTTAAGAAAGATTGAGGCAAAAGTTTTGGAGTTGACGCATGCACTGCGATTGAAGGACCAGGCTTACGAGGAACTATCCAGTGAACATCAGTCAATGTTGGCGCGATATGAGCGGAAGGTGGAAAATTTGACGGTGGAAGTCGACGGGAATAAATCATTGCTTTCAAAATACGAAGAGGAGATAGGACGTCATTCTGAGAAGATTAGGTCGCTCAGTCAAGAGTGTGCGAAGAAGGAGGATGAGATTTCTGTCCTGAAGGCTTCGAAGGTTGTGATGGCACACCATAACTACAATACAGAAGAGCTGCAAGAACTAACCATTCTGAATAATACTCTAAAGGAGCAGATGGCGTTGTCGAAAGAGCTTGAGAGAGCCAACTTGGAGCAGGCTAACGAACTCAAGCGGTTACGGCAGAAAAGCGAGTCGCAAGAGTTCTTGAAACTTGAGAATTCTAAACTTCAGCTGAAGCTTGAGCAAGTTCCAGCAATGGAGCAGAAACTAGAAGATCTCCAACTCGAAAATGTGCTGTTGCAAGAGAAGTTGACAAACTGGGAACTGTACAAGACGGAGAGCTCTTCGCCACAAGACGTGATTCGGGAGTACCAACTTCTAAAGCAAGAGCGGCTGGCGCTAAGTGACGAGCTCAGTAAGATTCAGATAGATTTTAGCAACATGAAAATACTGAATGATGAACTAGCACTTGAACGTAACCAGTTGCTAGACTTGAACAAGAAATATGAAACTAGCATTCTTAATCTGAAGAAGCTCAACTATGAGATTGAGCAACAGAAGCTCCTTTCATTTGAGGAGTGTAAGCTACTCAGGCAGCAGCTGGATGATTTAACAGAGATAGACAAGAATTCGAGAAATGCGAATGCCGATAGAAAAGAATTCCTTTCACTAGTTGACAACTACAAAAACCAGACAGAGGATTTAACAAGCGAGTTGATAAAGCTAAATGAAGAACTCTTGCGCCAGAGCGAGGCCGATGAGAATACTTCGAGAAAGAAGCGCAGAAAAAGCGACGACTTAGCTCTTACCTACTCACAACGCTTAAATGAGCTGCAATTGAAAAACAAGGATCTCGAAAGGAAGCTAGCAACCAGTCAGGAAAGTACCCGCATGCTAGAGGAGAAGCTAGGAAAACTTCAATTGCTGAATGAGAAGAAAATTCGCATTCTGCAATTGCGCAATAATCCATACTTAAACGACCAATTTGTGAAGCAGAAGCAGCTTAACTTGTTAAAAGAAGAGAATTCTGCACTCCTAAAAAAACTAGACGGAGAAAACGAAGCAGATCTTGTGCCAAGGTCTGTTTACGAAAGACAACAATTCGATATTAAGCAAATGGAACAAGAACTGTTTGCCATCAATAAAAGAACTACCCGTTTGAAAGAGATGTTTAATAGAAAGTCCCTAGAATTCATAGATGCTGTCAATTCGCTTCTAGGGTTCAAGCTTGAATTTCAAGTTGGTGGTAAAGTAAAAATGATTCCTTGCTTTACCCACGATAAGTACTTGATTGCAGATTTGCAAACAAACACATTAAAATCTAATTTAGACAAAGTAATACCAGGCTGGAATAATTTCTTAGAGGAATATGTGGGTAAGAAAGGTCAACTGCCATGCTTCTTGGCTAAAGTAATACTAACTTTGGCTGAAAACCACGATCAATGA
- the LCL3 gene encoding Lcl3p (Syntenic homolog of Ashbya gossypii AFL066C; Syntenic homolog of Saccharomyces cerevisiae YGL085W (LCL3)): MDAQNSSAISPYQLQQLKVILLSILLTGGILTSFTLFNRHLRQIKTARDIPSHVFRKSHLFGKVTFVGDGDNFLFFHMPGGILGGWHWLRDVPSLSKISLEESTIRAKSKRSNKGRRGFLGAVGEFFGVLPKKYKFRDLQVAYKSRRNLPTIAVRLCGVDAPEAGHFGKTAQPFSEEAIMWLRHTLLGRYVWIKPLALDQYGRCIATVQYWSWFRWKNVSLEMIKEGLGVVYEGKIGAEFDGEEKLYRYHEMVAKKAKRGVWSLRNFETPGEYKKRLKINDN, from the coding sequence ATGGATGCCCAGAATAGCTCAGCAATTTCGCCATATCAGTTACAACAGCTAAAAGTAATTCTGCTGTCGATCTTGCTAACAGGAGGAATTTTAACCTCTTTTACCCTTTTTAATAGACACTTAAGGCAGATCAAAACCGCCAGGGATATACCAAGCCATGTCTTCAGAAAGTCGCACTTATTTGGCAAAGTCACTTTTGTAGGCGATGGTGACAACTTCCTCTTCTTTCATATGCCCGGAGGTATTTTGGGTGGATGGCACTGGCTTCGGGACGTACCTTCTTTGAGTAAAATATCACTTGAAGAATCCACAATAAGGGCTAAATCAAAACGCTCAAATAAGGGAAGGAGAGGTTTCCTAGGTGCAGTGGGGGAGTTTTTCGGGGTTCTACCTAAGAAGTACAAGTTTAGAGATCTACAAGTTGCTTATAAAAGTAGAAGAAACTTGCCTACTATTGCGGTTCGCTTATGCGGTGTAGATGCCCCAGAAGCGGGTCATTTTGGGAAGACTGCACAACCGTTTAGTGAAGAAGCGATAATGTGGTTAAGACATACACTTTTAGGAAGGTATGTTTGGATTAAGCCGTTGGCACTTGACCAGTATGGAAGATGCATCGCTACTGTGCAATACTGGTCTTGGTTCAGGTGGAAAAATGTAAGCCTGGAAATGATCAAAGAAGGCTTAGGCGTCGTATATGAGGGCAAAATAGGGGCAGAATTTGATGGCGAAGAAAAACTCTACAGGTATCATGAAATGGTTGCCAAGAAAGCCAAACGTGGAGTTTGGAGTTTGCGTAATTTCGAGACGCCTGGCGAATATAAGAAAAGATTAAAAATAAATGACAATTAA
- the GUP1 gene encoding O-acyltransferase (Syntenic homolog of Ashbya gossypii AFL067W; Syntenic homolog of Saccharomyces cerevisiae YGL084C (GUP1) and YPL189W (GUP2)) — protein sequence MSVKLSWLFPKKLVSLLFSLESLDARISPPKDPRMRQKISMAAGKPRWNTLEFKLYYLLFVVIVMMILVTAYRATNPPNPNYYKFESLLSEGWLFGRKVDNSDTQYRFFRDNLFLLLVFMAAQIFIKKLVIHIFPINKGTFDLYFGIAFLFVIHGVNSLRILLHFFAMYGIAKLLKQQKNVALVLSWIYGIGTLVFNNRYRAFPFGDIIPIASFLDKSYKGVVERWDVFFNVSLLRMLSFNFDFIERWNAVHAAQTSTTPTLYEEDGSSPKVEDLKLSSIPSPGVADSVEFLDERARLIAPHKIDDYNIKNYFAYINYTPLFIAGPIITFNDYLYQTTHQLPSITPSRVFYYSLNIMCCILTMEFILHFLYVVAASKAKAWTGTPFEVSMIGFFNLNIIWLKLLIPWRIFRLWALIDGIDPPENMIRCVDNNYSTMAFWRAWHRSFNKWVLRYIYIPLGGSSNRILTSLAVFSFVAIWHDIELRLLFWGWMIVLFLLPELLATRYCAKYSKEKWFRHLCAFGAALNIWMMMIVNIFGFCLGYDGTIQFLKDLLGTFRGVLFFILATCSFFIAVQLMFEQREHEKRNGINVRC from the coding sequence ATGTCGGTAAAATTGAGTTGGCTATTTCCCAAGAAATTAGTGAGCCTTCTCTTTTCTTTGGAAAGTTTAGATGCAAGGATAAGTCCACCTAAAGATCCTAGAATGAGGCAAAAAATAAGTATGGCTGCCGGGAAGCCCAGATGGAACACATTAGAATTTAAGTtgtattatttattatttgtTGTGATAGTTATGATGATTCTAGTGACTGCATATCGAGCTACAAATCCTCCAAACCCTAATTATTATAAGTTTGAATCTCTATTAAGCGAAGGATGGTTATTTGGGAGAAAAGTTGACAACAGTGATACCCAATATAGGTTCTTCAGGGATAACTTGTTTTTACTACTCGTATTTATGGCTGCACAGATTTTTATCAAGAAACTGGTCATCCACATTTTCCCTATTAATAAAGGTACGTTTGATCTATACTTTGGAATTGCATTCCTATTTGTTATCCATGGGGTTAATAGTTTGAGGATTCTCCTTCATTTTTTTGCAATGTATGGTATAGCAAAATTATTGAAACAGCAAAAGAACGTTGCTCTTGTATTGAGTTGGATATACGGGATAGGGACCTTAGTATTTAATAACAGGTACAGGGCATTCCCATTCGGTGACATTATCCCGATTGCATCATTTTTAGATAAATCCTATAAAGGTGTCGTTGAGAGATGGGATGTTTTTTTTAATGTTTCTTTGCTAAGAATGCTTTCTTTCAATTTCGATTTTATTGAAAGATGGAACGCTGTTCACGCAGCACAAACATCTACTACACCAACATTGTACGAAGAGGATGGCTCTTCTCCAAAGGTTGAGGACCTTAAGCTTTCTTCAATCCCCAGCCCTGGTGTTGCTGATTCAGTCGAATTTCTCGATGAACGTGCAAGACTCATCGCTCCCCATAAAATTGATGActataatattaaaaattatTTTGCATACATCAACTACACCCCATTATTTATTGCGGGACCAATCATCACCTTTAATGATTATTTATATCAAACAACCCACCAATTGCCATCAATTACACCTAGCAGGGTTTTCTATTACAGTTTAAATATTATGTGCTGCATTTTGACCATGGAATTCATCCTGCACTTTCTATACGTGGTTGCAGCATCAAAAGCAAAAGCTTGGACTGGCACTCCATTTGAGGTATCTATGATTGGTTTCTTCAATTTAAATATTATATGGTTGAAACTGTTAATTCCTTGGAGAATTTTTAGGCTGTGGGCTTTAATTGATGGAATTGATCCGCCTGAAAATATGATTAGATGCGTTGACAATAACTATAGTACAATGGCATTTTGGAGAGCTTGGCATAGGTCATTTAATAAATGGGTTCTTCGTTATATTTATATTCCTCTTGGCGGTTCATCCAATCGGATACTCACTTCTTTGGCAGTGTTTTCGTTTGTCGCTATCTGGCATGATATAGAGTTACGTTTATTATTCTGGGGTTGGATGATTGTACTATTTTTGCTCCCAGAACTTCTCGCCACTAGGTATTGCGCTAAGTATTCAAAGGAGAAATGGTTTCGCCATCTCTGTGCATTTGGTGCTGCATTAAACATatggatgatgatgatagTGAACATTTTTGGTTTCTGTCTTGGTTATGACGGTACTATTCAGTTTTTGAAAGATTTATTAGGGACTTTTAGAGGTGTCTTATTCTTTATACTCGCGACCTGTTCATTCTTCATCGCCGTCCAACTAATGTTTGAACAACGAGAACACGAAAAGAGAAATGGGATAAATGTAAGATGCTAG
- the SCY1 gene encoding Scy1p (Syntenic homolog of Ashbya gossypii AFL068C; Syntenic homolog of Saccharomyces cerevisiae YGL083W (SCY1)), with protein sequence MVFWTSKTGIEANYSYAGTPSFAVEPWLVYTGRPRSASANPSTKVSVFIFDKKKFEANMLSSKIVQSKSLQKDRQFINATYDMLRNQVNNLARLKHPKIVTLVAPLEEHAKTFMFVTEYVSGSLLTAYQKSAAERDLLNLPFHELIIHRGILQISHALDFIHNTAAAVVLDLQPSSILITENMDWKIFGLSHLIRLPPNKTTSEYSLPQYKYAAPAFLRPNHNFLAPEAVLSDTISPKSDYFSLGMLIYYLYFGKTLMNCSSHSVSCYKEEYSKYHGRLLQLSWATVFSNLPDKLRCNVSKLMNRDVFSRYENITRFIDSDFFQDAAVKSMMFLDNLAARSDESKIVYFEGLVKLLPKFPLELLQKKFLPILLQVFDQSCSIPEPNAYLIKTNLNIIVEIGLSLSKLSFNEKITPLLLEKNNLDVVVKNAPSCLIENLETFNEKLKPEAFSEGILRPLISHVLKLSGVHSIDVQELLLGKIHLILDTLDYTTARRFFFPLVSELFARTTSLTVKIACINTFHEMVERRAIDKPTIVEELVPLMRAMKTRDSRVLMKFLELFKSLPDCINDDETVVFKLLPLIWNYSMADTLTLSQYLQYTETINKISQTIQNSHMEVVKTNSKQSNEIDSFEALINREAADDPDDFPDEETETVAVTPLQPKKAPKKPHVNSVFIASPSSIPRFDSPAFSSPSVVPSPPPPRTRQGKTFNLTTAAINNKPQLIEDVFDPETDESEQNDPAEGSKNANVYNGNFIYKSSSEQKVNNMSSSKKVENFGNSKKSNNVSKTNRGNQVDNTNTTAIVRANSIVNNTISNQYSEYGPYNQNRNNDDEYFEEFVYSNISSPLSLITRRITSAPKSPHAPTSKSFGEDFRNGESSALPPSYKFTPLQPHKRITSASKAAPYSLL encoded by the coding sequence ATGGTATTTTGGACCTCGAAAACTGGCATCGAAGCTAATTACTCATATGCAGGAACTCCTAGTTTTGCTGTAGAACCATGGTTGGTCTACACTGGGCGTCCAAGATCGGCATCCGCCAACCCATCAACAAAAGTCTCCGTTTTCATATTTGacaagaagaagtttgaAGCCAATATGCTTAGTAGCAAGATTGTGCAGTCAAAAAGCTTACAGAAGGACCGTCAGTTTATTAATGCTACTTATGACATGTTGAGGAATCAAGTAAACAACTTAGCGAGACTAAAACATCCTAAGATTGTTACCCTTGTGGCGCCATTAGAAGAACACGCAAAGACTTTTATGTTTGTTACTGAATATGTCTCCGGTAGCCTTCTCACTGCTTACCAGAAGTCTGCGGCAGAGCGTGATCTGTTAAATCTTCCATTCCATGAATTAATAATCCATCGTGGTATACTACAAATTTCCCATGCTCTCGACTTCATTCATAACactgctgctgctgttgtaTTAGATTTACAGCCATCTTCCATTTTAATTACGGAGAATATGGATTGGAAAATATTCGGCCTTTCTCACTTAATAAGGCTTCCTCCAAATAAAACGACTTCAGAGTACTCCCTACCGCAATATAAGTATGCTGCTCCAGCATTCCTTCGCCCCAATCACAACTTTCTTGCGCCAGAAGCTGTATTGTCTGACACTATATCGCCAAAAAGTGACTATTTTTCCTTAGGTATGTTGATTTACTATTTGTACTTTGGCAAGACTCTGATGAACTGTAGTAGTCACTCGGTCTCGTGTTATAAAGAAGAATATTCCAAATATCATGGCAGACTATTGCAGCTGTCCTGGGCTACTGTGTTTAGTAACCTTCCAGATAAATTACGGTGTAACGTTTCCAAATTAATGAATCGGGATGTATTCTCTCGGTATGAAAACATAACACGGTTTATTGACTCTGACTTTTTCCAGGATGCGGCAGTAAAGTCTATGATGTTCCTAGATAATTTGGCAGCAAGATCAGATGAATCGAAGATAGTGTACTTTGAAGGTTTAGTAAAATTACTCCCAAAATTCCCCCTCGAATTATTGCAGAAGAAATTCCTTCCAATTCTTTTGCAGGTATTTGACCAAAGCTGTTCTATACCAGAACCAAACGCTTATCTCATTAAAACTAACTTGAATATTATTGTTGAAATTGGTCTGTCGCTATCTAAACTATCTTTTAAtgaaaagataactccATTGCTACTAGAAAAGAATAATTTGGATGTAGTAGTTAAAAATGCACCTTCGTGTTTGATTGAAAACCTCGAAACGTTCAATGAAAAATTAAAGCCAGAAGCTTTTAGCGAAGGAATTTTGAGGCCATTAATTTCCCATGTATTGAAGTTATCTGGCGTGCACTCTATTGACGTGCAAGAACTGTTGCTAGGTAAAATTCATTTGATATTGGACACATTAGACTATACTACTGCTAGAAGATTTTTCTTCCCATTGGTTTCTGAGTTATTTGCTAGAACTACGAGTTTAACAGTTAAGATAGCATGTATAAATACCTTCCATGAAATGGTTGAGAGAAGAGCTATAGATAAACCAACTATTGTTGAGGAATTGGTTCCGCTTATGAGAGCTATGAAGACTCGTGACTCTAGGGTGTTGATGAAGTTCTTAGAACTTTTCAAGAGTCTACCCGACTGTATCAATGATGATGAGACTGTTGTTTTTAAACTCCTACCTTTGATTTGGAACTATTCAATGGCTGATACGTTGACACTCTCACAGTACTTGCAGTATACGGAAACAATTAACAAGATTTCACAGACTATACAGAATTCTCACATGGAAGTCGTGAAAACCAATAGTAAACAGTCAAATGAGATAGACAGTTTTGAGGCGCTAATTAATAGAGAGGCGGCGGATGACCCTGACGATTTTCCTGACGAAGAGACAGAAACAGTAGCTGTGACCCCTTTACAACCAAAGAAAGCTCCAAAAAAGCCACATGTTAACTCTGTATTCATAGCAAGTCCAAGTTCAATACCAAGGTTTGACAGTCCTGCGTTCTCTTCTCCTTCCGTTGTACCTTCTCCTCCTCCACCTCGTACTAGGCAAGGTAAAACTTTCAATCTCACGACTGCTGCTATTAATAATAAGCCTCAACTAATTGAAGATGTTTTTGATCCCGAGACAGATGAAAGTGAGCAAAATGATCCTGCTGAAGGAAGTAAAAATGCAAACGTCTACAATGGCAATTTTATCTACAAATCTTCTAGTGAACAAAAGGTAAATAACATGAGTAGCTCCAAGAAGGTGGAAAACTTTGGAAACAGTAAAAAGTCGAATAATGTTTCCAAGACTAACCGGGGAAACCAGGTTGATAATACAAACACTACAGCCATTGTAAGAGCAAACAGTATCGTGAATAATACCATCAGTAATCAATACTCAGAATATGGCCCTTACAATCAGAATAGGaataatgatgatgagtATTTTGAAGAGTTTGTTTATTCTAATATTTCCAGTCCTCTTTCACTAATAACTAGAAGAATCACCTCGGCGCCTAAATCGCCTCATGCACCCACGTCAAAAAGTTTTGGAGAGGACTTTAGAAATGGAGAATCATCTGCATTGCCACCAAGTTATAAGTTTACTCCGCTGCAGCCTCATAAGAGGATCACTTCTGCATCTAAAGCTGCACCTTATAGCCTACTCTAA
- the COA2 gene encoding Coa2p (Syntenic homolog of Ashbya gossypii AFL069C; Syntenic homolog of Saccharomyces cerevisiae YPL189C-A (COA2)) — MQLKAATRNNITNRLFMTTILVAFSSVALGSILPCPAHTLESDTSLDDDSLMEHRKQRQHSRGNP; from the coding sequence ATGCAACTGAAAGCAGCTACAAGGAATAACATTACAAACAGGCTTTTTATGACAACAATCCTCGTTGCATTTTCCAGTGTTGCTCTGGGTTCTATTCTACCTTGTCCTGCACACACACTGGAATCAGATACTTCTCTTGACGATGATAGTTTAATGGAACACCGGAAACAGAGACAGCATAGTAGAGGAAACCCATAA
- the NAB3 gene encoding Nab3p (Syntenic homolog of Ashbya gossypii AFL070C; Syntenic homolog of Saccharomyces cerevisiae YPL190C (NAB3)), which produces MSEDNKLQAIMSALKKSQQGGSGSSDSDDKKEAAYVHRESTYEEDNDVNLYSEDQGDESDNKDEKQDLEQATETSEGQGEQYDPLQIEESESDSDSEENQGSVEEEEKQISQDGSSLGDNDSNSAENEEPEQLEGVLDENDEKENDEEEDSSDSFKKENSSIVKYDDSSKQYENSSLGIKEQSITDKLGNVDNQLLQKQVKYILDSDMLSLPEFKELSAQEKVVAIITLLNSNVETAMPTKSVSPVVSDALSRRRFPRPDMSQSMTPEERQRYSEYLLGENRITEIEHFPPKSRLFIGNLPLKNVTKEDLFRIFSPYGHIFQINIKNAFGFIQYDNAQSVRDAIECESNESNFGKKLILEVSSSNSRPQFDHGDHGTNSSSTFVTSSKRPFDEQDDEDDMYSDNHYKKTKKRIPQCMILVKRTADRAYANEVFNNFRNGSDLETDMVFLKPKMELRKLINDAAYDGVWGVILVNKTRNVDIQSFYKGPQGETKFDEYISVSCEDSIAIFNNLKNTRAAGGSISPHLQQRGPLSQQRQQKQQHLQSQPQPQPQPQPQQQYYGAYGMQSQQPPYMPPQQMFGPMAAVPPPPPPPPPPQQRQQYPAMQSYGTFAPQQLPMAASGQANSPMDQSQLLAAIQHLPQNVISSLLSMAQQQPNQQQQVLGLIQQLQNNPQGQQAAQQLAGTMGYPYAGYGAASQTPPVMAGSPPPQQHQLPPQQQPPAQQQQQKHQPVPQPQSNQPGSSVQSLLDSLAQLQK; this is translated from the coding sequence ATGTCAGAGGATAATAAGCTACAGGCTATTATGTCTGCTTTAAAGAAGAGTCAACAGGGAGGATCGGGAAGTTCTGACTCTGATGACAAGAAGGAAGCGGCGTATGTCCATCGTGAGTCTACTTACGAAGAAGACAATGATGTGAATTTGTACAGTGAGGATCAAGGTGATGAATCAGACAACAAAGACGAAAAGCAAGATTTAGAGCAAGCGACAGAAACTAGTGAGGGACAAGGAGAACAGTACGATCCACTGCAAATAGAAGAGAGTGAGAGCGACAGCGACAGCGAAGAGAATCAAGGTTCAGTggaggaagaagagaaacAGATTTCCCAAGATGGATCAAGTTTAGGTGATAATGACAGTAATAGTGCTGAAAATGAGGAACCTGAACAGCTGGAAGGGGTActtgatgaaaatgatgagaaggaaaacgatgaagaagaggattCCAGTGATAGTTTTAAGAAAGAGAACTCGTCCATAGTTAAGTATGACGACTCTTCGAAGCAGTACGAAAATTCATCGCTTGGCATTAAGGAACAAAGTATTACGGACAAGTTAGGAAACGTGGACAATCAACTTTTGCAGAAACAGGTTAAATATATTTTAGACAGTGATATGCTTTCCCTACCGGAGTTTAAAGAGCTCTCTGCACAAGAAAAGGTTGTGGCTATTATAACTTTATTGAATTCAAACGTCGAAACAGCTATGCCTACCAAGTCAGTTTCTCCGGTTGTTAGTGATGCTTTAAGCAGAAGGCGGTTTCCACGTCCTGACATGTCTCAGTCCATGACTCCTGAAGAAAGGCAAAGGTACTCTGAGTACCTCCTTGGAGAAAATCGGATAACAGAGATCGAACATTTTCCACCAAAGTCGAGGCTATTTATTGGTAACTTGCCTTTGAAGAATGTAACAAAGGAAGACTTGTTCAGGATATTCTCCCCTTATGGTCATATATTCCAAATTAACATTAAAAATGCATTTGGTTTTATTCAATACGATAATGCGCAATCAGTGCGGGACGCTATCGAGTGTGAATCAAATGAAAGCAACTTTGGTAAGAAACTAATTTTGGAGGTTTCTAGTTCTAACAGTAGACCCCAATTTGACCATGGTGATCATGGCACTAATAGCAGTTCTACATTCGTCACTTCCAGTAAAAGACCATTTGATGAGCAAGATGACGAAGACGATATGTACAGTGACAATCACTATAAGAAGACTAAGAAACGGATTCCGCAATGTATGATTTTAGTAAAGAGAACAGCAGACCGTGCATACGCTAATGAAGTTTTCAATAACTTCAGAAATGGATCGGATCTTGAGACTGATATGGTTTTCTTAAAGCCTAAGATGGAATTGCGGAAGCTAATTAATGATGCAGCTTATGACGGTGTATGGGGTGTTATTTTGGTGAACAAGACTAGAAACGTTGACATTCAATCTTTCTACAAGGGTCCTCAAGGTGAGACAAAATTTGATGAGTATATCAGTGTTTCATGTGAGGACTCAATTGcaatttttaataatttgAAAAATACTAGAGCTGCTGGTGGATCCATATCTCCTCATTTACAACAGCGTGGTCCATTATCCCAACAAAGGCAGCAGAAGCAGCAGCATCTCCAGTCGCAGCCTCAGCCTCAACCTCAGCCTCAACCTCAGCAGCAGTATTATGGAGCATACGGTATGCAATCACAGCAACCTCCATATATGCCGCCGCAGCAAATGTTTGGACCAATGGCTGCTGTGCCACCTccaccaccaccaccaccGCCACCTCAGCAAAGACAGCAGTATCCTGCCATGCAATCTTATGGTACCTTTGCTCCCCAACAGCTTCCAATGGCTGCATCAGGTCAGGCGAATAGTCCAATGGACCAATCTCAGCTTCTAGCGGCAATCCAACATCTACCACAAAATGTAATATCGAGCTTATTGTCTATGGCTCAGCAACAACCAAatcaacagcagcaagTCCTAGGTCTCATTCAACAGCTCCAAAACAATCCTCAAGGTCAACAGGCAGCACAACAGTTAGCTGGTACAATGGGTTATCCATACGCGGGATATGGTGCTGCTTCTCAAACTCCACCTGTTATGGCTGGTTCTCCTCCCCCTCAGCAGCATCAGCTCCCTCCTCAACAGCAACCGCCAGcacagcagcagcaacagaAACATCAACCCGTACCTCAACCACAGTCAAATCAACCTGGAAGTAGTGTACAAAGTCTTCTAGACAGTCTTGCTCAATTACAGAAGTGA